A single window of Channa argus isolate prfri chromosome 2, Channa argus male v1.0, whole genome shotgun sequence DNA harbors:
- the LOC137110961 gene encoding homeobox-containing protein 1-like isoform X2, giving the protein MFQQCEEPRFTIEQIDLLQRLRRTGIRQTEVLHALDTLEHLDRRHGHKLTHKPSYLPPSSSMSSSRTIAASSSMTSTATQTSFPENQLSLSPNTNFDTTSPPMPVPVASPVVMAAVAQNGLVAVTNGKLSPPRFSLGVLSGSVTGPGYAFETTEEDIDVDDKVEELMRRDSAVIKEEIKSFLANRRISQAVVAQVTGISQSRISHWLLQQGSDLSEQKKRAFFRWYQLEKNNPGATLAMRAAPLALEDVTDWQQTPPPFGAAPGGFRLRRGSRFTWRKECLAVMESYFSDNQYPDEAKREEIATACNAVIQKPGKKLSDLERVTSLKVYNWFANRRKDIKRRANIAAILESHGIEVQSPGGQSNSDEVDGNDFPDQGCDVSLFDKRTSARQFGFSRADLSSPTQVPTLLPSWFSVLGRGGLSGQRGTSLIGRTLVTGAGLQPEGSRLTGVSWSPPSPSLQDEPTIHSALSESQDRISLEKASSNHSNQALASQEDGAGSSMGNDIKTETLEDD; this is encoded by the exons ATGTTCCAGCAGTGTGAGGAGCCTCGTTTTACCATCGAGCAGATTGACCTCCTCCAGAGGCTACGAAGGACAGGAATCAGACAAACAGAGGTCCTCCATGCTCTGGACACCCTGGAGCACCTGGACCGGCGGCATGGACACAAGTTGACCCATAAACCCTCTTACTTGCCTCCCTCATCTTCCATGTCTTCCTCGAGAACCATCGCCGCTTCTTCCTCAATGACTTCCACTGCCACTCAGacaagttttcctgagaaccaGCTTTCACTGTCACCTAATACCAACTTCGACACCACATCTCCACCTATGCCGGTTCCAGTAGCATCTCCTGTTGTCATGGCAGCAGTAGCTCAGAATGGTCTAGTTGCAGTCACCAATGGGAAGCTGTCACCACCCCGATTTTCTCTGGGGGTGCTTAGTGGCAGTGTGACAGGACCAGGCTATGCGTTTGAGACCACCGAAGAGGACATAGATGTTGACGACAAGGTGGAAGAATTGATGAG AAGAGACAGTGCTGTGATCAAGGAAGAGATTAAGTCCTTCCTGGCAAACAGGCGAATCTCCCAGGCCGTGGTCGCTCAGGTAACAG GCATCAGTCAGAGTCGGATCTCCCACTGGCTACTACAGCAGGGATCAGATCTCAGTGAGCAAAAGAAACGAGCCTTCTTCCGCTGGTACCAGCTGGAGAAGAACAATCCTG GCGCCACACTCGCTATGCGAGCTGCCCCATTGGCTTTGGAGGACGTGACGGACTGGCAACAAACACCACCCCCATTTGGCGCAGCCCCAGGGGGCTTTCGACTACGGCGAGGGAGCAGATTCACCTGGAGAAAGGAGTGTCTGGCTGTAATGGAGAG ctactTCAGTGATAACCAGTACCCCGATGAAGCCAAGAGAGAGGAGATTGCCACTGCCTGCAATGCCGTCATTCAAAAACCAG gaaAGAAGCTGTCTGATTTAGAGAGAGTGACATCTCTGAAGGTCTACAACTGGTTTGCCAACCGCCGCAAAGACATCAAGAGGCGTGCTAACATTG CAGCCATCTTAGAGAGTCATGGCATCGAGGTACAGAGTCCAGGAGGTCAGTCCAACAGTGATGAGGTGGATGGCAATGACTTTCCCGATCAG GGTTGTGACGTGTCCTTATTTGACAAGAGAACTTCAGCCAGGCAGTTTGGTTTCAGTCGAGCAGATCTCTCCTCTCCTACCCAG GTTCCCACACTGCTTCCCAGCTGGTTTTCCGTCCTGGGTAGAGGAGGCTTGTCTGGACAGAGGGGCACTTCTCTGATTGGCCGCACCCTTGTGACAGGGGCTGGTCTTCAGCCAGAAGGTTCAAGACTGACAGGAGTGTCCTGgtctcccccctccccttccctccAGGATGAACCCACGATTCACAGCGCGCTGTCTGAGTCCCAGGACAGAATCAGCTTGGAGAAGGCTTCTAGTAATCACAGCAACCAAGCCCTGGCCAGTCAGGAGGATGGGGCAGGGTCCAGTATGGGTAATGACATCAAGACAGAAACGCTGGAGGATGATTGA
- the LOC137110961 gene encoding homeobox-containing protein 1-like isoform X1, which yields MFQQCEEPRFTIEQIDLLQRLRRTGIRQTEVLHALDTLEHLDRRHGHKLTHKPSYLPPSSSMSSSRTIAASSSMTSTATQTSFPENQLSLSPNTNFDTTSPPMPVPVASPVVMAAVAQNGLVAVTNGKLSPPRFSLGVLSGSVTGPGYAFETTEEDIDVDDKVEELMRRDSAVIKEEIKSFLANRRISQAVVAQVTGISQSRISHWLLQQGSDLSEQKKRAFFRWYQLEKNNPGATLAMRAAPLALEDVTDWQQTPPPFGAAPGGFRLRRGSRFTWRKECLAVMESYFSDNQYPDEAKREEIATACNAVIQKPGKKLSDLERVTSLKVYNWFANRRKDIKRRANIEAAILESHGIEVQSPGGQSNSDEVDGNDFPDQGCDVSLFDKRTSARQFGFSRADLSSPTQVPTLLPSWFSVLGRGGLSGQRGTSLIGRTLVTGAGLQPEGSRLTGVSWSPPSPSLQDEPTIHSALSESQDRISLEKASSNHSNQALASQEDGAGSSMGNDIKTETLEDD from the exons ATGTTCCAGCAGTGTGAGGAGCCTCGTTTTACCATCGAGCAGATTGACCTCCTCCAGAGGCTACGAAGGACAGGAATCAGACAAACAGAGGTCCTCCATGCTCTGGACACCCTGGAGCACCTGGACCGGCGGCATGGACACAAGTTGACCCATAAACCCTCTTACTTGCCTCCCTCATCTTCCATGTCTTCCTCGAGAACCATCGCCGCTTCTTCCTCAATGACTTCCACTGCCACTCAGacaagttttcctgagaaccaGCTTTCACTGTCACCTAATACCAACTTCGACACCACATCTCCACCTATGCCGGTTCCAGTAGCATCTCCTGTTGTCATGGCAGCAGTAGCTCAGAATGGTCTAGTTGCAGTCACCAATGGGAAGCTGTCACCACCCCGATTTTCTCTGGGGGTGCTTAGTGGCAGTGTGACAGGACCAGGCTATGCGTTTGAGACCACCGAAGAGGACATAGATGTTGACGACAAGGTGGAAGAATTGATGAG AAGAGACAGTGCTGTGATCAAGGAAGAGATTAAGTCCTTCCTGGCAAACAGGCGAATCTCCCAGGCCGTGGTCGCTCAGGTAACAG GCATCAGTCAGAGTCGGATCTCCCACTGGCTACTACAGCAGGGATCAGATCTCAGTGAGCAAAAGAAACGAGCCTTCTTCCGCTGGTACCAGCTGGAGAAGAACAATCCTG GCGCCACACTCGCTATGCGAGCTGCCCCATTGGCTTTGGAGGACGTGACGGACTGGCAACAAACACCACCCCCATTTGGCGCAGCCCCAGGGGGCTTTCGACTACGGCGAGGGAGCAGATTCACCTGGAGAAAGGAGTGTCTGGCTGTAATGGAGAG ctactTCAGTGATAACCAGTACCCCGATGAAGCCAAGAGAGAGGAGATTGCCACTGCCTGCAATGCCGTCATTCAAAAACCAG gaaAGAAGCTGTCTGATTTAGAGAGAGTGACATCTCTGAAGGTCTACAACTGGTTTGCCAACCGCCGCAAAGACATCAAGAGGCGTGCTAACATTG aaGCAGCCATCTTAGAGAGTCATGGCATCGAGGTACAGAGTCCAGGAGGTCAGTCCAACAGTGATGAGGTGGATGGCAATGACTTTCCCGATCAG GGTTGTGACGTGTCCTTATTTGACAAGAGAACTTCAGCCAGGCAGTTTGGTTTCAGTCGAGCAGATCTCTCCTCTCCTACCCAG GTTCCCACACTGCTTCCCAGCTGGTTTTCCGTCCTGGGTAGAGGAGGCTTGTCTGGACAGAGGGGCACTTCTCTGATTGGCCGCACCCTTGTGACAGGGGCTGGTCTTCAGCCAGAAGGTTCAAGACTGACAGGAGTGTCCTGgtctcccccctccccttccctccAGGATGAACCCACGATTCACAGCGCGCTGTCTGAGTCCCAGGACAGAATCAGCTTGGAGAAGGCTTCTAGTAATCACAGCAACCAAGCCCTGGCCAGTCAGGAGGATGGGGCAGGGTCCAGTATGGGTAATGACATCAAGACAGAAACGCTGGAGGATGATTGA
- the LOC137110961 gene encoding homeobox-containing protein 1-like isoform X3, with translation MFQQCEEPRFTIEQIDLLQRLRRTGIRQTEVLHALDTLEHLDRRHGHKLTHKPSYLPPSSSMSSSRTIAASSSMTSTATQTSFPENQLSLSPNTNFDTTSPPMPVPVASPVVMAAVAQNGLVAVTNGKLSPPRFSLGVLSGSVTGPGYAFETTEEDIDVDDKVEELMRRDSAVIKEEIKSFLANRRISQAVVAQVTGISQSRISHWLLQQGSDLSEQKKRAFFRWYQLEKNNPGATLAMRAAPLALEDVTDWQQTPPPFGAAPGGFRLRRGSRFTWRKECLAVMESYFSDNQYPDEAKREEIATACNAVIQKPGKKLSDLERVTSLKVYNWFANRRKDIKRRANIAILESHGIEVQSPGGQSNSDEVDGNDFPDQGCDVSLFDKRTSARQFGFSRADLSSPTQVPTLLPSWFSVLGRGGLSGQRGTSLIGRTLVTGAGLQPEGSRLTGVSWSPPSPSLQDEPTIHSALSESQDRISLEKASSNHSNQALASQEDGAGSSMGNDIKTETLEDD, from the exons ATGTTCCAGCAGTGTGAGGAGCCTCGTTTTACCATCGAGCAGATTGACCTCCTCCAGAGGCTACGAAGGACAGGAATCAGACAAACAGAGGTCCTCCATGCTCTGGACACCCTGGAGCACCTGGACCGGCGGCATGGACACAAGTTGACCCATAAACCCTCTTACTTGCCTCCCTCATCTTCCATGTCTTCCTCGAGAACCATCGCCGCTTCTTCCTCAATGACTTCCACTGCCACTCAGacaagttttcctgagaaccaGCTTTCACTGTCACCTAATACCAACTTCGACACCACATCTCCACCTATGCCGGTTCCAGTAGCATCTCCTGTTGTCATGGCAGCAGTAGCTCAGAATGGTCTAGTTGCAGTCACCAATGGGAAGCTGTCACCACCCCGATTTTCTCTGGGGGTGCTTAGTGGCAGTGTGACAGGACCAGGCTATGCGTTTGAGACCACCGAAGAGGACATAGATGTTGACGACAAGGTGGAAGAATTGATGAG AAGAGACAGTGCTGTGATCAAGGAAGAGATTAAGTCCTTCCTGGCAAACAGGCGAATCTCCCAGGCCGTGGTCGCTCAGGTAACAG GCATCAGTCAGAGTCGGATCTCCCACTGGCTACTACAGCAGGGATCAGATCTCAGTGAGCAAAAGAAACGAGCCTTCTTCCGCTGGTACCAGCTGGAGAAGAACAATCCTG GCGCCACACTCGCTATGCGAGCTGCCCCATTGGCTTTGGAGGACGTGACGGACTGGCAACAAACACCACCCCCATTTGGCGCAGCCCCAGGGGGCTTTCGACTACGGCGAGGGAGCAGATTCACCTGGAGAAAGGAGTGTCTGGCTGTAATGGAGAG ctactTCAGTGATAACCAGTACCCCGATGAAGCCAAGAGAGAGGAGATTGCCACTGCCTGCAATGCCGTCATTCAAAAACCAG gaaAGAAGCTGTCTGATTTAGAGAGAGTGACATCTCTGAAGGTCTACAACTGGTTTGCCAACCGCCGCAAAGACATCAAGAGGCGTGCTAACATTG CCATCTTAGAGAGTCATGGCATCGAGGTACAGAGTCCAGGAGGTCAGTCCAACAGTGATGAGGTGGATGGCAATGACTTTCCCGATCAG GGTTGTGACGTGTCCTTATTTGACAAGAGAACTTCAGCCAGGCAGTTTGGTTTCAGTCGAGCAGATCTCTCCTCTCCTACCCAG GTTCCCACACTGCTTCCCAGCTGGTTTTCCGTCCTGGGTAGAGGAGGCTTGTCTGGACAGAGGGGCACTTCTCTGATTGGCCGCACCCTTGTGACAGGGGCTGGTCTTCAGCCAGAAGGTTCAAGACTGACAGGAGTGTCCTGgtctcccccctccccttccctccAGGATGAACCCACGATTCACAGCGCGCTGTCTGAGTCCCAGGACAGAATCAGCTTGGAGAAGGCTTCTAGTAATCACAGCAACCAAGCCCTGGCCAGTCAGGAGGATGGGGCAGGGTCCAGTATGGGTAATGACATCAAGACAGAAACGCTGGAGGATGATTGA